A stretch of DNA from Lysinibacillus sp. B2A1:
TCCTATTAAAGAGAACTGCATCCGAAGTAATGGATATATTTGAGCAAGTAGCTTTAGAGGCTATGTCAGCTTGTAATCAGTCCTATCAACAAATTTGCGAACGAGAAAAAGTCAAAGGTGTTGGGGAGGTGAAAGTCCTGCGCTATGAGGCACTTTTGGAGCACGCAATTCATAAACTAGGCGTCGAGGAAGTGGCATCCATAAAGCGACAGCTTCTAGAAAACAGTGTATGGGATGATCGTGAGAAATCCATCCGAATTGTGGATCAGCTAATGATTCGGTGTCAAGAACTTACGCCAGCAACTGTATTACTGTATGCTCCACCTTACTATCCTGCTATCAATTCATCGAATCATCCATTAGTAATTCAATCGATTGAATTGATGAAGAAAACAGCCGAAACATTTGATATTGAAGTAGAGCAAATTCATTATTTTAATGGTATTTGTGATTTGAGCTACGTGAACTATTCAGATGATTCAAATGGATGGACTGCTTTTGAGCGCAACACACCTGTATATGGCGATACGTATAGTATTCCATTTGAAGCCATGTCTGCCTTACAAGGCCCTGTTCTGAATGTTGGTCCCTTCGGCAAGGACGCCCATCAAAAAACAGAAAGATTACATGTGGACAGTGCCTTTAAGGAAATGCCTGTGATGCTTGATACTCTTATAAAGAGTCTATTTTAATAGTAGTAGATTTATTGAGAGCGACTTATGCCTATATGGAAAAGTCGCTCTTCTTTCATTGGCTTTTAGATAGGAGAATTAGTTAATTTGTAACAGGTTTGATATGGTAAAATAAAAAAGGAAATTTAATTAAAAATAAACGGAGGGAAATAGATGAAGAAATATATTATCACTTTGCTAATCGTTTTAGCTTTTTTAACAAATCCATTGTCATCTAAAGCGGAAGTACAGTGGGACGGGTCTCAAGTTGCGAAGGGGCAAACGGGAAAAATGACCTTTACAAAAGATGTAAAAGTATATAAGAAAAATGCAAATGGTACGTATAGCTCGATGACAGTTAAGCGCAACAACTATTTCCGTGTGTACGATATTGAAAAGTATGACAATAAAACGTTTTATTGGATGAGCTCGGGTTACCGTGTACAAGCAACAGATTTAGTTGTTTTTAAGAAAGTACCTCTAAACATACGCGCTTCTTTTTATGATAATCCTGGCTATATCAACATCAATGGTCAAGCCTCAAACTTAAACTATGGAACACATTATTTAAAAGGATTTGAATATGGGGCACCTAGTTATGATATTGTTATTGGTGAAAATCTATACTACGATTATACGTACCCATCTGAGGGAAATATTAGAGGGGGCTATATTGATGCCACTGATATTCGCATTGCCGAAACAATAAAAAGAGATAAAGGACTCTATAAGCTAACAGCCGATACACGGCACTTAAGAGGTCCAATGGCTGGAGGAAATGCGGGAGGAAAATATTCAAAAGGAACTGTTTTTCAATCGTTAGGGCTTGAAATAAATGGATATCTTAGAATGCAAGAGCTTGGAACATGGGGAGAAGATTTTATTTTTACATATATTCCTGTAACATTACTCCAACCTGTGCAAGCTCAAGAGAAACGCTATATTCGATATGGTGTTATTGGTAAAGGTAATAAGTCAAGAGAGCTAAAGCGTTTTGATGAAGTAATGTTATTGACGGAAAAAAATATGACAGCTTGGATTGAGATAGATGGGGAAACATATTATGTACCGAAAAAAGTCCTAGCTACCATAAAACCGAACGAATCACCGATTATTACATCATCATTCTTGCCAAATGATACGCTTCAGCAACTAGTATATACGAATGGTGTATATAAGAAAAAGGCTAATAATCGTTTTGAGGTGCAGAACAACAATCAGTTCATTGACTATCATGAAACAGAACAAACCTTTAATTATGAAAAGGATGGTATCAAATATATTTTTGATAAGCCAGTTACAGAAGGCTCAAAAGTGACTAAAATAGAGAACGGAATGAAAAATGAAGGGTTTGTTCGTGCCATTCATTACACATTCACAGAATCATCAGGTACGTTCGACAATGTTGTGGAAACGTCCTATGGTGAATTTTTTGCACCAGGCTATGGTTATATTAAGGGATATAGCAGCGAGCTAAGGTCTTATGAATAATCAAACCTTTGCTTTTTTTGCTTGAAGGGTGAAAATCTTAATAAACAGGTGAGGAAAAAGAATAGTTTTTCCTCACCTGTTTAATTTTAGGGCTTTGATTGCCCTAACCCTCCATTTAGCTGTGACGTAACGATAAGTTGAATTAAAAAAAGTATGAATCGTACAAATGGCAACGAACAAAAAGTGATTATAACTGAACAAGTCATGGGCTGATTTAGAACATATAGATGCTTCTAATAAAAATACCGAATTAGGGATAGCTATTGAAGATAAAAATTATTTGGGAAAGGATATGGGATGTCCAGCAATGCAAGAGCAATCTTTTCCTATAAAAGAATAGGATAAAATTGTAGGAGATTTAAGACGGGATTATTTAAAAGCTGATATATTGCGTTTCGTTTACGAATGAGTATCCTTAAAAATAGAATTTACGAAGTCAAAAAAGTAATGAATGTGAATAGCAACTATTTTCAATTGTATTTCAACAATTTTTAGGATACTACTTGTATTTTTTATTATTTAGACGATAAATATAGGAAATATTATTTACTAAAATGCAATAGGAGCGGACAGTATGGAAAATCAAGAAAAACTTGCTCTCGCTATACGTAAAGAAATGGTCTATTTTAATTTGAAGCGTATGCGGACAGTGGCATGGTCATTAATGTATGTATCAGCCGTCGTTACAATCATACATTATGGTGAGGTTTTCTTTTCAAAAACAGAAAGAGTGATGGTGCCAGCTTATATTGCGATTCATTTTATTTTGTTTTATATTGATTTGGCTGTTTTATTACTTATTAAAGAAAAGAAATTACATGTTACATTCTTAAACTTGCGCAAATATGAAATGATCCTACTTATGTATATTTATATAGTTTTATTGTTAATTACAGCTATCACAGTAATGGATGTATATTATTTTAAGCATGCGGCTTTATATGAGGTGCTGTTTTTAATTATTTGTACGGTTTTCGCCATTTCTTTTCGTAAGATATATCCACTTGTTGTAGTAACAGCATTAGCAATTTTTATCAGTGCTTATTTGGGTAATGGAATATTAGGTGAAAGTATCAAAGTTTTCCTGCCGATGTCCCTTATTCTTCCGATAGGGTTCGTTATTCAGCATCATATCTACAAGGTTCAGAAACAATTTATAACGCAACATATTTTGTTGGGAGAAGAAATGACGAAATCCAAGCAATTATCAAAATTATTAGCTGAAAAAAATAATGAACTGTTAGAGCAAGCACTTCGTGATTCGTTGACAAATCTTCCAAATCGACGAGCTTTTAATAACAAACTTACGCAAATAGGGCAGCAGCTTCATAAAGCCAAAAACATAACAGTGATGATGATTGATATTGATTTCTTTAAAAATTTCAATGATTATTATGGTCATTTACAAGGTGATGAGGCATTAATCAAGGTTGCTGCTGTACTAGACGAAATTGCTGGAAAGTATAATGCGTTTGCTGCACGATGGGGAGGCGAAGAATTTGTAATTATTAGCCAACATGCATCCAAATTTGCTGAGCATGTTTGTGAGGAAATTTTAGAGGAAGTCCGTAGTTTAAACATTCGTCACGAACATTCAAAAATAGCCGATACCGTAACAGTCAGTATCGGAATGTGCCATGCCAAAATTTCAACTATTGAACAATTAGAAACATGCTGTGAATTAGCTGATCAAGCATTATATAAAGCAAAGCAAAACGGTCGTAACAACTTTTATGGCAAAAATGAATTATTCGATGAAGGTGTATTTCATCCTATATAATGCCATTAAACGTTGATACAGAGCGTTTTCATGCCCTCTTAGGTTGCTTATTGTATAACGAAAGTGTTACAATATAATTTAGTCAAAAAGAGCCAAGGGGGCATTTCTATGTCAATTGAATTAAACAATGAATTCGGCCAAATTGATATTTCAACAGATGTACTTGCACAAATTGCTGGTGGCGCTGCTGTAGAATGCTACGGTATTGTTGGCATGGCATCTAAACATCAAATTCGTGATGGTCTAACTGATATTTTACGTAAAGAAAATTTTGCAAAAGGTGTTGTTATTCGACAGCAGAACGACGATTTACATATTGATATGTACATTATTGTTAGTTATGGTACGAAAATCTCGGAAGTGGCTTACCAAGTACAGTCTAAAGTGAAATATACAGTGGATAAAACGTTAGGTATGAGCGTAAAATCTGTCAATATTTTTGTGCAGGGCGTTCGTGTAGCGAATGATTAAGAGGAGGAACTAAATCGAATGCAGTCTTTAGACGGAATAAAGTTTGCGGAAATGGTGCAAATGGGTGCGCATCACCTATTCCAAAATGCAAATTATGTTGATTCATTAAATGTATTTCCAGTGCCAGATGGCGATACAGGAACAAATATGAACTTATCGATGACATCTGGCGCCAAGGAAACAGAGCATTCTGCCTCAGAGCATATCGGCAAAACAGCACAGGCTTTGTCAAAAGGTTTACTTATGGGAGCGCGTGGTAATTCTGGCGTTATTCTATCTCAGCTATTTCGAGGCTTTGGGAAGTTTATCGAAAAAGAGGCGACAATTGACGCAAAAGGATTTGCAGGTGCCTTCCAAGCTGGCGTAGATACGGCTTATAAAGCAGTCATGAAACCTGTTGAAGGTACGATTTTAACAGTTGCTCGTGAAGCGGCAAAAAAAGGCGTTGAAGTAGCTGAAACTGAAAACGATATCATTGCGGTGATGGAGGCATTTACAGCGGAAGCAAAAGCATCATTAGAGCGTACACCTGAGTTACTTCCAGTTCTTAAAGAGGTGGGTGTTGTTGATAGTGGTGGTCAAGGTCTTTTATTTGTATATGAAGGGTTTTTAGCTTCCTTGAAAGGCGAACCATTACCAGAGAAAAACGAAGCGACGTTAGATGATCTAATTAATGCAGAACATCATAGAGCACAGGATTTCATGAATACAGCGGACATTGAGTTCGGTTATTGTACGGAAATTATGGTGCGCTTTGAGGAAGGCAAAGAGCCTTTTAGTGAAGAACAATTTAGAAATGAGTTAAACCCTCTTGGTGATTCTTTGCTGGTGATTTCAGATGAAGAAATTGCAAAAGTGCACATCCATTCTGAGCAGCCAGGTGCTGTTTTAGCAATGGGACAAAAATATGGTAGTCTTATTAAAATTAAGGTTGACAATATGCGTGAACAACATTCTGCAATTGTTGGTGAGGATCATAGAGCAACGACTACAGTCAAAAAGGTTGAAAAACATCCATATGCTATAGTAACAATTGCAATGGGTGAGGGCGTAGCTGAATTACTTCGTTCAATCGGTGCATCTTACGTAATTGAAGGTGGTCAAACAATGAACCCTTCAACTGAGGATATCGTGAAAGCAGTGCAAGAAATTGGTGCTGATAAGGTGTTAATTCTACCGAATAACAAAAATATTGTCATGGCAGCTGAACAAGCGGTTGAGCTTCTAGATATTGAAGCAGCAGTAGTACCTACTAAAACTATTCCTCAAGGGATGGCAGCTATTTTATCGTTCAATCCAGAAGCGACAGTTGGCATAAACCAAGCAGCAATGACAGAAGCGTTTGCTAACGTAAAAACGGGGCAAGTAACTTATGCAGTGCGTGATACGTCTATAGATGGCATCCAAATTCATAAGGATGATTTCATGGCTCTTGCAGAAGGAAAAATTGTATTGTCTACACCAGCATTAAAAGATGCAGCTGAAAAGGTAATTACTGATTTAGTGGATGAAAATGCTGAAATTGTGACAGTTATTTATGGTGAGGATACAACAGAAGAAAGTGCCTCTGAGTTAGTAAAGTTTATTGAAGAGAACTATCCAGAGGTAGAAATTGAGTTATTTAATGGTAAACAAGGATTATATCCATATATTATTTCAGTAGAATAATTCGATGCTACTTAGCAAATGAATAGATAAAGCAGTGCACAGTTCGTGTACTGCTTTTGTTTATGCTATAAGGAGAATAGAAGATAGTTACTGACTTACAGTAGCCATAAATAAACAACTCACTGTACGTACCTAGAGGACGATAAAATTGGAAATGCTGGAATATAAGCCTTTCGAGGCTACTGTATGTAGAGAATGGACAATAAATAACAATATTCTCATCGTGTAAATTATAGTCGTGTAAATTTTCTGAAAGTTGATAAATTATTGCTTTACTTTTATAGTTACTATCAAGCATGATATAAGTAAATGTAAATATTATTATATGGATAGAATAGAGGGGTGTTTGAATGAAGTTTACTTCAGTATTTGATATTATTGGACCCGTTATGATTGGGCCTTCCTCCTCTCATACGGCAGGGGCAGCTCGTATTGGGCGTGTTGCTAGGGATCTATTTGGTAGACAGCCTAAGTGGGCTAAAATTCACTTATATGGATCATTTGCTGAAACGTATAGAGGGCATGGAACAGATGTTGCATTAATCGGGGGCCTTTTAAATTTTGATACATTTGATGAGCGT
This window harbors:
- a CDS encoding GGDEF domain-containing protein, yielding MENQEKLALAIRKEMVYFNLKRMRTVAWSLMYVSAVVTIIHYGEVFFSKTERVMVPAYIAIHFILFYIDLAVLLLIKEKKLHVTFLNLRKYEMILLMYIYIVLLLITAITVMDVYYFKHAALYEVLFLIICTVFAISFRKIYPLVVVTALAIFISAYLGNGILGESIKVFLPMSLILPIGFVIQHHIYKVQKQFITQHILLGEEMTKSKQLSKLLAEKNNELLEQALRDSLTNLPNRRAFNNKLTQIGQQLHKAKNITVMMIDIDFFKNFNDYYGHLQGDEALIKVAAVLDEIAGKYNAFAARWGGEEFVIISQHASKFAEHVCEEILEEVRSLNIRHEHSKIADTVTVSIGMCHAKISTIEQLETCCELADQALYKAKQNGRNNFYGKNELFDEGVFHPI
- a CDS encoding Asp23/Gls24 family envelope stress response protein, encoding MSIELNNEFGQIDISTDVLAQIAGGAAVECYGIVGMASKHQIRDGLTDILRKENFAKGVVIRQQNDDLHIDMYIIVSYGTKISEVAYQVQSKVKYTVDKTLGMSVKSVNIFVQGVRVAND